The proteins below come from a single Agrobacterium vitis genomic window:
- a CDS encoding DUF6105 family protein, which translates to MKYLLIFWAGPILLLGSWYYLSLNDMSFGFFMLTRQTHDLVFTIYGNVLGIAPESIPPLVMRAIVIDSTVLFSLVAFRRRKQIAAWWKARQLQSVDARPDSLSSAP; encoded by the coding sequence ATGAAATATCTGCTGATCTTCTGGGCAGGGCCAATCCTGCTTTTGGGAAGCTGGTATTATCTTTCGCTCAACGACATGAGCTTCGGCTTTTTCATGCTGACCCGCCAGACCCATGATCTGGTCTTTACCATCTATGGCAATGTTCTAGGCATCGCGCCGGAAAGCATTCCGCCGCTGGTCATGCGTGCCATCGTTATCGATAGCACTGTGCTATTCAGCCTGGTGGCCTTTCGCCGCCGCAAGCAAATTGCTGCCTGGTGGAAAGCAAGGCAGCTTCAGAGCGTGGATGCAAGGCCAGACAGCCTGTCCAGCGCCCCTTGA
- a CDS encoding acyl-CoA dehydrogenase family protein: MSRTEDKLLELNQPRPWSGVNAFRTDPLVVDITNGLSRNLRDEYDTLGRYVTSHEAQELARMANHNPPELRTHGPRGERLDVVEFHPAWHALMRRSMATGLHSSVWENLADARGQDHKARAVRFYLTAQLECGHLCPLTMTSASVAALMGSPRVQKEWAPKILSRKYDSSNRPAMQKSAITIGMGMTEKQGGTDVRANISTATRVGEGIYRLSGHKWFMSAPMSDGFVMLAQMPEGVGCFLVPRLLEDGSANGLQFQRLKDKIGNRSNASSEVEFTDAFGFLLGEQGGGIRTILEMVTLTRLDCALASAGIMRASMAEAVHHVRGRSVFGKKLVDQPIMTRVLADMALDVAAATALSFRLAEAFDRARDNPADAAYARVMTPVVKYWVCKMAPPLIYEAMECIGGSGYVEERAIARHYREAPVNAIWEGSGNVMALDVLRVLARGKDLFEMVFAELERDLGPSGRKTVEVLRAAMALCERDEGAARLLVEQMALAAAAAELYRMGAGKIADAFLETRLTGGWRNTYGVLDARFDSRYLIDLLYPAVD, encoded by the coding sequence ATGAGCCGTACGGAAGACAAATTGCTGGAACTCAATCAGCCAAGGCCCTGGTCCGGCGTGAACGCCTTTCGCACCGATCCGCTGGTGGTTGATATTACCAACGGCCTCAGCCGCAACCTGCGCGATGAATATGATACGCTGGGCCGCTATGTTACCTCGCATGAGGCGCAGGAACTGGCCCGTATGGCCAACCACAATCCGCCGGAACTACGCACCCACGGGCCGCGCGGCGAGCGCCTGGATGTGGTGGAATTTCATCCGGCCTGGCACGCGCTGATGCGCCGTTCCATGGCAACCGGCCTGCATTCCTCCGTCTGGGAAAATTTAGCGGATGCACGCGGCCAGGATCACAAGGCCCGCGCCGTGCGATTCTATCTCACCGCGCAGCTCGAATGCGGCCATCTCTGCCCGCTGACCATGACCAGCGCCTCGGTCGCCGCCCTGATGGGCTCGCCCCGAGTGCAGAAGGAATGGGCACCGAAGATTCTGTCGCGCAAATATGACAGTTCCAACCGCCCCGCCATGCAGAAATCCGCCATTACCATTGGCATGGGCATGACGGAGAAACAGGGCGGCACCGATGTGCGCGCCAATATCTCCACCGCCACACGGGTAGGCGAGGGGATCTACCGGCTGTCTGGCCACAAATGGTTCATGTCGGCACCGATGAGCGATGGGTTCGTCATGCTTGCGCAGATGCCGGAGGGCGTTGGCTGTTTCCTGGTGCCGCGCCTGTTGGAAGACGGCTCGGCCAACGGTTTGCAGTTCCAGCGGCTGAAGGACAAGATCGGCAATCGCTCCAATGCCTCCTCCGAGGTCGAATTTACCGATGCCTTCGGATTCCTGCTGGGCGAGCAGGGCGGCGGCATCCGCACCATCCTCGAAATGGTGACGCTGACCCGGCTGGATTGCGCGCTGGCCTCTGCGGGCATCATGCGTGCCTCAATGGCCGAGGCTGTCCACCATGTGCGGGGCCGCTCGGTGTTTGGTAAAAAGCTGGTCGATCAGCCGATCATGACCCGCGTTCTGGCCGATATGGCGCTGGATGTGGCGGCGGCTACGGCGCTGTCCTTCCGGCTGGCCGAGGCCTTCGACCGCGCCCGTGATAATCCCGCCGATGCGGCTTACGCACGGGTGATGACGCCGGTGGTGAAATACTGGGTCTGCAAGATGGCGCCGCCGCTGATCTATGAAGCGATGGAATGCATCGGCGGCAGCGGCTATGTGGAAGAGCGCGCCATCGCGCGCCATTACCGTGAGGCCCCTGTTAACGCCATCTGGGAAGGCTCCGGCAATGTCATGGCGCTGGACGTGTTGCGCGTGCTGGCCCGTGGTAAAGACCTGTTCGAAATGGTGTTTGCCGAGCTGGAACGCGATCTCGGCCCGTCAGGCCGCAAAACTGTCGAAGTGCTGCGCGCCGCCATGGCGCTCTGCGAACGCGACGAGGGTGCTGCCCGCCTGCTGGTCGAACAAATGGCACTGGCCGCCGCCGCCGCCGAGCTTTACCGCATGGGGGCAGGCAAGATTGCTGATGCCTTTCTGGAGACACGCCTGACAGGCGGCTGGCGAAATACCTACGGCGTGCTCGATGCCCGATTCGACAGCCGGTATCTGATCGATTTGCTGTATCCGGCGGTAGATTGA
- a CDS encoding dihydroorotase: MNKPLVFNNARIIDPSRALDEVGSIIVSADGRILAAGADARNQGAPEGAEIRDCKGLVAAPGLVDAQVFVGEPGGEHRETLASAGKAAAAGGVTSFVMMPDTDPVIDDIALVEFIKNAAREKSPVNIYPAAALTRRLHGEEMTEFGLLQQAGAVCFTNGRHGLDDTLVLRRAMTYAREFGAVISLELHEKYLGNGVMNEGLFASWLGLSGVPKEAEIIPLERDLRIAGLTRAKYHAAKISVPGSVEAIKLARARGANVTCGISINNLSLNENDIGEYRTFFKLAPPLRAEDDRVAMVEALASGDIDIIVSAHDPQDVDTKRLPFADAADGAVGLETLLAAALRLHHAGQVPLMRLIDAMSTRPAEIFGLDAGTLKPGAKADIVLIDLDEPWLVAKETLLSRSKNTPFEDARFSGRAVATYVAGRPVFSLF; encoded by the coding sequence ATGAACAAGCCGCTTGTCTTCAACAATGCCCGCATTATCGACCCATCCCGCGCATTGGATGAGGTTGGCAGCATCATTGTCTCCGCCGATGGCCGCATTCTGGCCGCCGGTGCGGATGCCCGCAATCAGGGCGCACCCGAGGGTGCCGAAATCAGGGACTGCAAAGGACTGGTCGCGGCACCGGGTCTGGTGGATGCGCAGGTATTTGTCGGCGAACCCGGCGGTGAGCACCGCGAAACACTGGCCTCCGCCGGCAAGGCCGCAGCAGCTGGCGGCGTGACCTCCTTCGTGATGATGCCGGATACCGATCCTGTCATCGATGACATCGCCCTGGTGGAATTCATCAAGAATGCGGCGCGGGAAAAATCGCCGGTCAATATCTATCCGGCAGCGGCCCTGACCCGTCGGCTGCACGGCGAGGAAATGACCGAATTCGGCCTGTTGCAACAGGCGGGTGCCGTCTGCTTCACCAATGGCCGCCATGGACTGGATGATACGCTGGTGCTGCGCCGGGCGATGACCTATGCGCGTGAATTCGGCGCGGTGATTTCGCTGGAACTGCACGAAAAATATCTCGGCAATGGCGTGATGAACGAAGGCCTGTTTGCCAGTTGGCTGGGCTTGTCCGGCGTGCCGAAGGAAGCCGAAATCATTCCGCTGGAACGCGACCTGCGTATCGCCGGGCTAACGCGGGCAAAATATCATGCCGCCAAGATTTCGGTGCCCGGCTCGGTGGAGGCCATCAAACTTGCCCGCGCACGCGGCGCAAACGTCACCTGCGGTATTTCCATCAACAATCTGTCGCTGAACGAAAACGATATCGGTGAATACCGGACCTTCTTCAAGCTGGCCCCGCCGCTGCGGGCCGAGGATGATCGGGTAGCGATGGTCGAGGCCTTGGCAAGCGGCGATATCGACATCATCGTTTCAGCCCATGATCCGCAGGATGTCGATACCAAGCGCTTGCCGTTTGCCGATGCTGCCGATGGCGCGGTTGGTCTGGAAACCTTGCTGGCAGCAGCTCTCAGGCTGCATCATGCCGGTCAGGTGCCGCTGATGCGGCTGATCGATGCGATGTCCACCCGGCCTGCCGAAATTTTCGGGCTGGATGCCGGTACATTGAAGCCGGGCGCAAAGGCCGATATCGTGCTCATCGATCTGGACGAGCCATGGTTGGTTGCCAAGGAGACGCTGTTGTCGCGCTCCAAGAATACACCCTTTGAAGACGCCCGCTTCTCCGGCCGCGCTGTCGCCACCTATGTGGCGGGCCGTCCGGTGTTTTCTCTGTTTTGA
- the ruvX gene encoding Holliday junction resolvase RuvX yields MATLDIEELAQSLQPGQAVAGLDLGTKTIGLAMSDLGRRFASPRTVIKRTKFTKDAEVLLAFAAKEKVAAFVIGLPINMDGSSGPRVQATRAFVRAMAEKTDIPFVYWDERLSTVAATRALLEMDVSRAKRAERIDSAAASFILQGALDRLSGLASTL; encoded by the coding sequence ATGGCGACCCTTGATATCGAAGAACTGGCGCAAAGCCTGCAACCGGGTCAGGCCGTGGCGGGTCTAGATCTCGGCACCAAGACCATTGGTCTTGCGATGTCGGATCTCGGACGCCGGTTCGCTTCGCCGCGCACGGTGATCAAGCGGACGAAATTTACCAAAGACGCAGAGGTTCTGCTGGCCTTTGCCGCGAAGGAAAAAGTCGCCGCCTTCGTCATCGGCCTGCCGATCAACATGGATGGCTCTTCCGGGCCGCGTGTCCAGGCCACACGCGCCTTTGTGCGCGCTATGGCCGAGAAGACCGACATTCCCTTCGTCTACTGGGATGAACGACTATCAACGGTCGCGGCAACGCGTGCGCTGCTGGAAATGGACGTTTCGCGGGCCAAGCGTGCCGAACGGATTGATTCGGCAGCCGCAAGCTTCATTCTTCAAGGGGCGCTGGACAGGCTGTCTGGCCTTGCATCCACGCTCTGA
- the gatC gene encoding Asp-tRNA(Asn)/Glu-tRNA(Gln) amidotransferase subunit GatC: MSVDLATVKRVAKLARIALPEDEAERVMGELNGILGFVEQLSEVNVDGVEPMTSVMPMAMRKRKDAVTDGGKADDIVANAPETDRHFFLVPKVVE, translated from the coding sequence ATGTCCGTTGATCTCGCCACTGTCAAGCGTGTTGCCAAGCTTGCCCGTATTGCTCTGCCCGAAGACGAGGCCGAGCGGGTGATGGGAGAGTTGAATGGCATTCTCGGCTTTGTCGAGCAATTGTCGGAAGTGAATGTCGATGGCGTCGAGCCGATGACCTCTGTCATGCCGATGGCGATGCGCAAGCGCAAGGACGCCGTTACCGATGGCGGCAAGGCTGATGACATCGTTGCCAATGCGCCGGAAACCGACCGCCATTTCTTCCTGGTGCCGAAGGTTGTCGAATAA
- the gatA gene encoding Asp-tRNA(Asn)/Glu-tRNA(Gln) amidotransferase subunit GatA: MSELTSLTIAEAREKLVSKDITAVELTDAYLGAIEAANGAINAYVTVTPEIARDMAKASDARLATGKAGALEGIPLGVKDLFATRDVHTQACSNILDGFKPKYESTVTQNLWNEGAVMLGKLNMDEFAMGSSNENSFYGPVVNPWRATGSEEKLVPGGSSGGSAAAVAARLCAGATASDTGGSIRQPAAFTGTVGIKPTYGRCSRWGIVAYASSLDQAGPIARDVRDAAILLKSMASIDEKDTTSVDLLAPNYEAAIGQSVKGMKIGIPREYRVDGMPEEIEALWQKGMAWLKEAGAEIVDISLPHTKYALPAYYIVASAEASSNLARYDGVRYGLRVDGKDIADMYEKSRAAGFGKEVQRRILMGTYVLSAGYYDAYYLRAQKVRTLIKRDFEQVFAAGVDAILTPITPSSAFAIGDKDLAADPVKMYLNDIFSVTLNMAGLPGLSVPAGLDAKGLPLGLQLIGKPFEEETLFKTAHVIEQAAGKFTPAQWW; this comes from the coding sequence ATGAGCGAACTCACCAGCCTCACCATTGCCGAAGCCCGCGAAAAGCTGGTTTCCAAGGATATCACCGCCGTCGAACTGACCGATGCCTATCTGGGCGCCATCGAGGCTGCCAATGGCGCCATCAATGCCTATGTGACGGTGACGCCGGAGATTGCCCGCGACATGGCCAAGGCCTCGGATGCGCGGCTGGCCACCGGCAAGGCTGGCGCGCTGGAGGGCATTCCGCTTGGGGTGAAAGATTTGTTCGCCACCCGCGACGTCCATACCCAGGCCTGCTCGAACATTCTTGACGGCTTCAAGCCGAAATACGAATCGACCGTTACCCAGAACCTCTGGAACGAGGGCGCGGTGATGTTGGGCAAGCTGAACATGGACGAATTCGCCATGGGTTCGTCCAACGAAAACTCCTTTTATGGCCCGGTGGTCAATCCGTGGCGCGCCACTGGATCTGAGGAAAAGCTGGTACCGGGCGGCTCGTCCGGCGGTTCGGCGGCGGCTGTGGCTGCACGGCTTTGCGCGGGTGCCACTGCTTCCGATACCGGCGGCTCCATCCGCCAGCCGGCAGCTTTCACCGGGACTGTCGGCATCAAGCCCACCTATGGCCGTTGTTCGCGTTGGGGTATTGTTGCTTATGCCTCGTCGCTCGATCAGGCCGGTCCAATTGCCCGTGACGTGCGCGACGCCGCCATCCTTTTGAAATCCATGGCCAGCATTGACGAGAAGGACACGACCTCGGTTGATCTTCTGGCACCGAACTATGAGGCGGCTATCGGACAGTCCGTCAAGGGTATGAAGATCGGCATTCCCCGGGAGTACCGCGTCGATGGCATGCCGGAAGAGATTGAAGCCCTCTGGCAGAAGGGCATGGCCTGGCTGAAGGAGGCCGGTGCCGAGATTGTCGATATTTCCCTGCCGCATACCAAATATGCGCTTCCAGCCTATTACATCGTCGCCTCAGCCGAAGCGTCATCCAACCTCGCCCGCTATGACGGTGTGCGCTATGGCTTGCGTGTTGATGGCAAGGATATTGCCGACATGTATGAAAAGAGCCGCGCGGCGGGCTTCGGCAAGGAAGTGCAGCGCCGTATCCTGATGGGCACCTATGTGCTCTCGGCTGGCTACTACGACGCCTATTACCTGCGTGCCCAGAAGGTTCGCACGCTGATCAAGCGCGATTTCGAACAGGTGTTTGCCGCAGGCGTTGATGCGATCCTGACGCCGATCACTCCGTCCTCGGCCTTCGCCATTGGCGATAAGGATCTGGCCGCCGATCCGGTGAAAATGTATCTCAACGACATTTTCTCGGTAACGCTGAACATGGCGGGCCTGCCGGGCCTGTCCGTTCCTGCTGGTCTCGACGCCAAGGGTCTGCCGCTTGGCCTGCAACTGATCGGCAAGCCCTTCGAGGAAGAAACCCTTTTCAAAACCGCCCATGTCATCGAACAGGCCGCCGGAAAGTTCACGCCCGCTCAGTGGTG
- a CDS encoding metal-dependent hydrolase, with translation MKLTWLGHSAFRLETAKATILIDPFLTHNASFSGLDRKDMTKGVTHILLTHGHGDHVGDTVAIAKDTGATVLANADLAAWLGAKGVQKIEMGNTGGTIDLGGFTATFTNALHSSAQITEDGVSHALGNANGLMLHFQDEASLLHMGDTDIFSDMALINELHQPDIGIVPIGDRFTMGGAVAALACQRFFNFKTAIPAHYGTFPIIDQTPEKFVAGMEGSKTEVKAPKPGETLSL, from the coding sequence ATGAAACTCACCTGGCTCGGCCATTCGGCTTTTCGTCTCGAAACCGCCAAGGCGACCATTCTGATCGACCCGTTCCTGACCCACAATGCCAGCTTTTCCGGGCTGGATAGGAAGGATATGACCAAGGGCGTCACCCATATTCTGCTCACCCACGGCCATGGCGACCATGTCGGCGATACGGTGGCGATTGCCAAGGATACCGGCGCAACCGTGCTGGCCAATGCCGATCTCGCTGCCTGGCTTGGTGCCAAGGGCGTCCAGAAAATCGAGATGGGCAATACAGGCGGCACGATCGATCTCGGCGGCTTTACTGCGACCTTTACCAATGCGCTGCATTCTTCCGCGCAGATCACCGAGGATGGCGTGTCGCATGCGCTCGGCAATGCCAATGGGTTGATGCTGCATTTCCAGGATGAAGCATCGCTGCTGCATATGGGCGATACCGATATTTTCTCCGATATGGCGCTGATCAACGAATTGCATCAGCCCGATATTGGCATCGTACCGATTGGTGACCGTTTCACCATGGGCGGTGCGGTCGCCGCACTTGCCTGCCAGCGATTCTTCAACTTCAAGACCGCTATTCCCGCCCATTACGGCACCTTCCCGATCATCGACCAGACCCCGGAAAAATTCGTGGCCGGCATGGAAGGCTCGAAAACCGAGGTCAAGGCACCCAAGCCTGGCGAAACGCTGTCGCTTTGA
- the dprA gene encoding DNA-processing protein DprA, translated as MSAGGSGRSGIALTEKQRTAWLRLIRSDNVGPATFRDLINNFGTAERALDMLPELSQRGGATRSIRIATVAEAERELEFARKFGARFVGIGEPDYPPALRQIDAAPPILAMKGQGSTAIRPSIGIVGSRNASISGVKMAAMLARDCGTTGYTITSGLARGIDAGAHRASLDTGTMAALAGGLDRPYPPENVDLLKDIWDGKGVAISEMPFGWEPRARDFPRRNRLIAGTSLGVVVIEAASRSGSLITARLAADFGRLVFAVPGSPLDPRCHGTNGLLKNGATITTEARDILEALSPLSSIDLFSQPQVEEPVYEESETFNQPPGEQDRSRIIDALGITPVEVDDIIRHTQLPPSAVYLVMLELDIAGRLHRHPGGLVSIAPLD; from the coding sequence ATGTCGGCAGGCGGTTCGGGACGCTCAGGTATCGCCCTGACGGAAAAGCAACGAACCGCCTGGCTAAGGCTGATCCGCTCCGACAATGTCGGCCCCGCCACCTTTCGCGACCTGATCAACAATTTCGGCACCGCCGAACGTGCGTTGGACATGCTGCCCGAACTGTCGCAGCGCGGCGGCGCTACCCGCTCCATCCGAATCGCTACAGTGGCCGAGGCCGAACGCGAGCTGGAATTTGCCCGCAAATTCGGTGCGCGATTCGTCGGGATCGGCGAGCCGGACTATCCCCCGGCGCTGCGCCAGATCGACGCGGCACCGCCGATTCTGGCCATGAAAGGCCAAGGAAGCACTGCAATCCGCCCCTCGATCGGCATCGTCGGATCGCGCAATGCCTCAATCAGCGGCGTAAAAATGGCAGCCATGCTGGCACGCGATTGCGGCACAACCGGCTACACCATCACATCAGGTCTGGCGCGCGGTATCGATGCGGGCGCGCATCGGGCAAGCCTGGACACTGGCACGATGGCGGCACTGGCCGGTGGGCTCGACCGCCCCTACCCGCCTGAGAATGTCGATCTGCTGAAAGACATCTGGGATGGCAAGGGTGTGGCGATCAGCGAAATGCCATTTGGCTGGGAGCCTCGCGCCCGCGATTTTCCAAGACGCAACCGCTTGATTGCCGGGACCTCGCTTGGGGTTGTGGTGATAGAAGCCGCCAGCCGCTCCGGTTCGCTGATTACCGCGCGGCTGGCTGCCGATTTCGGACGGCTGGTGTTTGCCGTGCCGGGCTCGCCGCTCGATCCGCGCTGTCATGGTACCAATGGACTGTTGAAAAACGGTGCGACGATCACCACCGAGGCCCGGGATATTCTCGAGGCGCTATCCCCGCTCAGCAGTATTGACTTGTTTTCCCAGCCGCAGGTGGAAGAGCCGGTCTATGAAGAAAGCGAGACCTTCAACCAGCCACCCGGCGAACAGGATCGCAGCCGGATCATCGATGCGTTGGGCATAACGCCGGTCGAGGTCGATGATATCATTCGCCACACGCAATTACCGCCATCCGCCGTCTATCTGGTGATGCTGGAACTGGATATCGCCGGGCGCCTGCACCGTCATCCCGGTGGACTGGTTTCGATTGCACCGCTGGATTAA
- the plsY gene encoding glycerol-3-phosphate 1-O-acyltransferase PlsY has product MPSLDYSQVTITALIASLAIGYLLGSIPFGLLLTRMAGLGDVRNIGSGNIGATNVLRTGNKKLAAATLLLDALKATAAALIAQKLFGSDTVHLPGLLGGFAAFIGHLFPVWLGFKGGKGVATYIGTLLGIFPLMVLVFAIVWLSIAFLSRYSSLSALVATLVIPVALWILGQPEAAMITSAMTVITWGKHKANIERLISGTESKIGKKG; this is encoded by the coding sequence ATGCCCAGCCTCGATTACAGCCAGGTGACGATCACCGCCCTCATCGCCTCGCTGGCGATCGGCTATCTGCTTGGCTCCATCCCCTTCGGACTGCTGCTCACCCGGATGGCGGGCCTGGGCGACGTGCGCAATATTGGTTCCGGCAATATTGGCGCCACCAATGTGCTGCGCACCGGCAATAAGAAGCTGGCCGCAGCCACACTGCTGCTGGATGCCTTGAAGGCAACAGCGGCAGCACTGATCGCCCAGAAACTGTTCGGCTCCGATACGGTCCATCTGCCGGGCCTGCTTGGTGGCTTTGCTGCTTTTATCGGCCACCTGTTCCCGGTCTGGCTGGGTTTTAAGGGCGGCAAGGGCGTGGCCACCTATATCGGCACATTGCTCGGCATTTTTCCTTTGATGGTGCTGGTCTTTGCCATCGTCTGGCTGTCGATTGCCTTTCTCAGCCGCTATTCCTCGCTATCAGCACTGGTTGCAACCCTTGTTATTCCGGTTGCATTGTGGATACTTGGTCAGCCGGAAGCTGCCATGATCACCTCGGCGATGACCGTGATCACCTGGGGCAAGCACAAGGCGAATATTGAACGATTGATTTCAGGCACCGAGAGCAAGATCGGTAAAAAAGGATAG
- a CDS encoding aspartate carbamoyltransferase catalytic subunit, whose product MVFFPHRHLIGIKGLTETDITYLLDKADEAVKISRQREKKTSTLRGLTQINLFFEASTRTQSSFELAGKRLGADVMNMSVGNSSVKKGETLIDTAMTLNAMHPDVLVVRHASAGAAALLSQKVACAVINAGDGQHEHPTQALLDALTIRRAKGKLSRIIVAICGDVLHSRVARSNILLLNAMGARVRVVAPATLLPSGIADMSVEVFHDMKEGLKGADVVMMLRLQRERMAGSFVPSIREYFHFYGLDAEKLKAAKEDALVMHPGPMNRGVEIASDVADGPQSVIESQVEMGVAVRMAVMESLLISDNNGPRSEGVGA is encoded by the coding sequence ATGGTCTTCTTTCCCCATCGCCATCTGATTGGCATCAAGGGCCTTACCGAAACCGATATTACCTATCTGCTCGATAAAGCTGACGAAGCGGTAAAAATCAGCCGCCAGCGTGAAAAAAAGACCTCGACCCTGCGCGGTCTGACCCAGATCAACCTGTTTTTCGAGGCGTCCACCCGCACCCAGTCATCCTTCGAGCTGGCGGGCAAGCGGCTCGGTGCCGATGTGATGAACATGTCGGTCGGTAATTCGTCGGTCAAGAAAGGCGAAACGCTGATCGATACGGCGATGACGCTGAACGCCATGCACCCGGACGTGCTGGTGGTGCGCCATGCCTCAGCCGGTGCCGCAGCCCTTCTGTCGCAAAAGGTCGCCTGCGCGGTGATCAATGCCGGCGACGGCCAGCATGAACATCCAACCCAGGCGCTGCTCGACGCGCTGACCATCCGGCGCGCCAAGGGCAAGCTGTCTCGGATCATCGTTGCAATCTGCGGCGACGTGCTGCATTCGCGCGTCGCCCGCTCCAATATTCTGCTGCTCAATGCCATGGGCGCGCGGGTCAGGGTTGTGGCCCCCGCCACGCTGCTGCCTTCGGGCATTGCCGATATGAGCGTCGAAGTCTTCCACGATATGAAGGAAGGCCTGAAAGGCGCCGATGTCGTGATGATGCTGCGCTTGCAACGCGAGCGCATGGCAGGGTCGTTTGTCCCGTCGATCCGCGAATATTTCCACTTCTACGGGCTTGATGCCGAAAAGCTGAAAGCCGCCAAGGAAGACGCCCTGGTCATGCATCCCGGGCCAATGAACCGCGGGGTGGAAATCGCCTCCGATGTGGCCGATGGGCCGCAAAGCGTTATCGAAAGCCAGGTCGAAATGGGCGTCGCCGTGCGCATGGCCGTGATGGAATCGCTGCTGATCTCTGACAATAACGGCCCGCGTAGCGAAGGAGTTGGCGCATGA